One genomic window of Nicotiana sylvestris chromosome 10, ASM39365v2, whole genome shotgun sequence includes the following:
- the LOC138879999 gene encoding uncharacterized protein: MVRTSIGATPYMLAYGTEAVILAEIEIPSLRVIQEAELDDAEWVKSRYEQLALIDRKRMNVVCHSQLYQNRMSRAFNKRVKPRKFTPGQLVLKKIFPYQDEAKGKFSPNLKGPYMVHRVLTGGALILAEMDGEVWPKPINADAV; encoded by the coding sequence ATGGTCCGCACATCAATTGGGGCCACTCCCTACATGTTGgcttatggtacagaggcggtcatcctcGCCGagatagaaattccttccttaagggtcatacaagaagcagaattagatgatgcagaatgggtcaagagtcgctacgagcagttagccctcataGACAGAAAAAGAATGAATGTTGTTTGTCACAGTCAAttatatcagaacagaatgtccagagccttcaataagagagtcaagccaaggaagtttacaccaggacagctggtgttgaagaagatatttccatatcaagatgaagccaaagggaaattctctcctaatTTGAAGGGTCCGTATATGGTGCatcgggttctaacaggaggagcccttattctcgcggaaatggacggagaagtctggccgaagcctaTCAACGCAGACGCAGTGTAG